One region of Desulfobotulus mexicanus genomic DNA includes:
- a CDS encoding RimK family protein, with translation MNDIIVVDMPSRWPVSISGAEVVGSREYLMDGRFLTMKRARVFNLCRSYRYQSTGYYVSLLAAARGHKAFPTIASVQDIKSMPVVRLVTEDLDRMIQKSLASLQREEFELSIYFGRNLNPLYDRLAMEIFNLFQCPLLRVNFMKKDGRWQIRTMRMIGVSEIPDIHFKDLVDFAEAYLAGRGLKTRRPEKKGYDLAILTDPAEKMPPSNPATLKRFIRAGQRVGLNVSLITRNDYHRIGFFDALFIRETTAVNHHTFRFAQRAEAEGLVVMDDPLSIIKCTNKVYLAELLTHHGIATPETSILSRQTLRDAALSGSWPRILKQPDSAFSQGVIKVDDKESFIREAERFLEGSDLIISQAFTPTEYDWRIGVLAGEPLFACKYFMARSHWQIVNWKKTGNSRMGDASTLALEAVPDIVLKTALKAARLVGNGLYGIDLKLIGKKAYVIEVNDNPNIDAGIEDAVLKEALYDRIMGYFYDAVVRKKGVR, from the coding sequence ATGAATGATATTATTGTGGTGGATATGCCTTCCAGATGGCCTGTCTCCATCTCTGGCGCAGAAGTTGTGGGATCCCGTGAGTACCTTATGGATGGCCGTTTTCTTACCATGAAACGGGCACGGGTATTCAATCTCTGCCGTTCTTACCGGTACCAGTCCACGGGTTATTATGTTTCCCTGCTGGCTGCGGCCAGAGGCCATAAGGCTTTCCCCACCATTGCTTCGGTGCAGGATATCAAATCCATGCCCGTGGTGCGCCTTGTAACGGAAGATCTGGACCGGATGATCCAGAAGAGTCTCGCCAGTCTGCAAAGGGAAGAATTTGAGCTGAGTATTTATTTTGGCAGGAATCTGAATCCCCTTTATGACAGGCTTGCCATGGAAATTTTCAACCTTTTTCAATGTCCTCTTCTGAGGGTGAATTTCATGAAAAAGGATGGTCGGTGGCAGATCCGCACCATGCGCATGATCGGAGTCAGTGAAATTCCTGATATTCATTTCAAGGATCTTGTGGATTTTGCGGAAGCTTATCTTGCGGGCCGGGGATTAAAAACCAGAAGGCCTGAAAAGAAAGGATATGATCTTGCCATCCTGACGGACCCGGCAGAAAAAATGCCTCCATCAAACCCTGCAACCCTGAAACGTTTCATCCGGGCCGGGCAGAGGGTTGGCCTTAATGTCAGTCTTATTACCCGCAATGATTATCATCGCATCGGATTTTTTGACGCCCTTTTCATACGGGAAACCACAGCGGTGAATCACCACACCTTCCGTTTTGCCCAGAGGGCGGAAGCCGAAGGCCTTGTGGTTATGGACGACCCCCTTTCCATTATTAAATGTACCAACAAGGTGTACCTTGCGGAGCTTCTGACCCATCATGGTATTGCCACACCCGAAACCAGCATTCTTTCACGCCAGACCTTGAGGGATGCGGCACTTAGCGGATCCTGGCCCCGTATACTCAAACAGCCGGACAGCGCCTTTTCCCAAGGTGTTATCAAGGTGGATGATAAAGAGTCTTTTATCCGGGAGGCGGAGCGTTTCCTGGAAGGTTCTGACCTGATTATCTCTCAGGCTTTCACCCCCACGGAATATGACTGGCGCATTGGTGTGTTGGCGGGTGAGCCTTTATTTGCCTGTAAGTATTTCATGGCCCGAAGCCACTGGCAGATTGTGAACTGGAAGAAGACCGGCAACAGCCGCATGGGAGATGCTTCAACTCTGGCCCTGGAAGCTGTGCCGGATATTGTCTTGAAAACAGCTCTGAAAGCTGCAAGATTAGTGGGAAACGGTCTTTATGGAATTGATCTGAAACTGATCGGAAAAAAAGCCTATGTCATCGAGGTCAATGACAACCCCAATATTGATGCTGGCATAGAGGATGCCGTTTTAAAGGAAGCGCTTTATGACCGCATCATGGGGTATTTTTATGATGCCGTGGTACGTAAAAAAGGGGTGCGGTGA
- a CDS encoding ATP-binding protein: MNPLVKGYTGLGLFLSKRLVLAHGGHIYAENCDKGGAVFGFCLPMEE; encoded by the coding sequence ATGAACCCATTGGTGAAGGGGTATACGGGTCTCGGGCTTTTTCTGTCCAAACGTCTTGTTCTGGCCCACGGTGGTCATATCTATGCTGAAAATTGTGATAAGGGGGGGGCTGTTTTTGGCTTTTGCCTGCCCATGGAGGAATGA
- a CDS encoding mechanosensitive ion channel domain-containing protein, with protein sequence MEWNFVVDNTFLAKAITSFVVIGAILLLRHGAVRSILGQENLDSTVRRRWVVTVRNAAIFFVIFLIVVIWIEQLQSIGAGLVLVAAAVVVATKEFLLNIIGYFYRTACHAFTIGDRIEVNGIHGDVLDQNLMGIRLMEVGSGIRTHQYTGVSVFIPNAVFLSAAVRNETHGGEEYVFHIITITVKAGENWMHAEALLLEAANSVCTPYLEKARVRMHNISRRHALDAPAVEPRINLQMPDHEKIAFQLRVPVPARRRGRVEADILRIFLTSMYGPDEAGETHGLSGMVPVVFGKGES encoded by the coding sequence TTGGAATGGAATTTTGTTGTTGATAACACCTTTCTTGCAAAAGCCATTACAAGCTTTGTGGTGATTGGTGCCATTCTGCTTCTGCGCCATGGGGCGGTGCGTAGCATTCTGGGCCAGGAAAATCTGGACAGTACCGTTCGGAGACGCTGGGTGGTTACGGTCCGGAATGCAGCCATTTTCTTTGTCATTTTTCTGATTGTGGTGATATGGATCGAGCAGCTTCAGTCCATAGGCGCAGGCCTTGTGCTTGTGGCTGCGGCTGTGGTGGTTGCCACTAAGGAGTTTCTTCTTAATATTATCGGATATTTTTACAGGACTGCCTGCCATGCTTTTACCATTGGCGACCGCATCGAAGTCAATGGTATCCATGGGGATGTACTGGATCAGAATCTTATGGGAATTCGTCTCATGGAGGTGGGGTCCGGCATCCGTACCCATCAGTATACGGGTGTCAGTGTTTTTATTCCCAATGCGGTTTTTCTTTCCGCAGCCGTGCGCAATGAAACCCATGGGGGTGAGGAGTATGTTTTTCATATCATTACCATAACGGTAAAAGCGGGTGAAAACTGGATGCATGCGGAAGCACTGCTGCTGGAGGCGGCCAATTCGGTCTGCACTCCTTACCTTGAAAAGGCCAGGGTTCGCATGCATAACATTTCAAGGCGACATGCCCTGGATGCCCCTGCTGTGGAACCCCGTATCAACCTGCAGATGCCGGACCATGAAAAAATTGCTTTTCAGCTCAGGGTGCCTGTGCCAGCCCGCAGAAGGGGTAGGGTAGAAGCGGATATTCTGAGAATTTTTCTGACTTCCATGTACGGACCGGATGAGGCCGGGGAAACGCACGGGCTTTCGGGTATGGTGCCGGTGGTTTTTGGAAAAGGGGAAAGCTGA
- a CDS encoding response regulator transcription factor produces the protein MRKIRCIVVDDESHIRVFMRAVLQRVGLDVVGEAANGDEGLSLVEKEKPDLVLMDINMPIKTGDEVIGLMKGKSPRSKIIMLTSVADAETITRCIEAGADDYIRKDTPYQEMTVLIKEITGDMEVEP, from the coding sequence ATGAGAAAAATCAGGTGCATTGTTGTGGATGATGAGTCGCATATTCGTGTTTTTATGCGTGCCGTATTGCAAAGGGTTGGTCTTGATGTGGTGGGTGAGGCTGCCAACGGGGATGAAGGACTTTCCCTTGTGGAAAAGGAGAAGCCGGATCTTGTTCTGATGGACATCAATATGCCCATAAAAACAGGGGATGAGGTTATAGGACTTATGAAAGGGAAATCTCCCCGCTCAAAAATTATCATGCTCACTTCCGTTGCAGATGCGGAGACCATTACCCGCTGCATAGAAGCGGGAGCTGATGATTATATCCGTAAAGATACTCCCTATCAGGAGATGACAGTACTTATCAAAGAGATCACAGGGGATATGGAGGTGGAGCCATGA
- a CDS encoding GspE/PulE family protein — translation MNNPAFVKKVVEFGFLTEDDAQNLREKFQGNDLEILSFLHKGGVSSKGFLGKLWGDAIGYAYVDLVKSIFQPDAIAMIKRDLAIQKKIIPLYRLGSALTVATAEPQDLGLLEMVSKVAGLPISPVFAFLEDIEDAIQIQYQSKESVEEFINKISENSLFKGTSKITDEQLKKIAGDKAVVDFTNGVILLGIKERATDIHIDPAEELVRIRFRIDGLLQTRLKMDLSLLAPVLSRLKVMAGLDITERRRPQDGRISLKLKNRSIDIRFSSAPAIAGEKVVMRLLGQLAVREIPSIEDLDFSNRTFRHIEAVTSSPNGVFLVTGPTGSGKTTTLFSVLKRLNTDEINIMTVEDPVEYRLEGVNQVQANSAIGLDFAAVLRSFLRQDPDVMLVGEIRDLETARIACQAALTGHMVLSTLHSNTALQATTRLMDIGVPSYIVSPSLLGVMSQRLVRRICEGCKESYTLSDAEADRYFIREEGEKVVFYKGKGCVRCNFTGYLGRLALHEVFLITNDIRDLVSRNASLVEIEATAKNEGFRGIYHDGLKKVLRGMTTIDEVNRVIDKAVVLD, via the coding sequence ATGAACAATCCTGCCTTTGTCAAAAAAGTGGTGGAATTCGGTTTCCTCACGGAAGACGACGCACAGAATCTCAGGGAAAAATTTCAGGGGAATGATCTGGAGATTCTGAGTTTTCTTCACAAGGGAGGGGTGTCTTCCAAGGGGTTTCTTGGAAAGCTCTGGGGGGATGCCATTGGCTATGCCTATGTGGATCTGGTAAAAAGTATTTTTCAGCCCGATGCCATTGCCATGATCAAAAGGGATCTGGCCATACAGAAGAAAATTATTCCCCTGTATCGTCTGGGCTCTGCCCTCACCGTTGCGACAGCTGAACCTCAGGATCTCGGGCTTCTGGAGATGGTGTCCAAGGTGGCGGGTCTTCCCATCAGTCCTGTATTTGCCTTTCTTGAGGACATTGAGGATGCCATCCAGATACAGTATCAGTCCAAAGAAAGCGTAGAAGAGTTCATCAATAAAATTTCTGAGAACTCGCTTTTTAAAGGTACAAGCAAAATTACCGACGAGCAGCTTAAAAAAATAGCCGGTGACAAGGCCGTTGTGGATTTTACCAACGGTGTGATTCTCTTAGGAATCAAGGAAAGGGCGACGGATATACATATTGATCCTGCGGAAGAGCTGGTGCGGATACGTTTCCGCATAGATGGCCTGCTGCAGACCCGCCTTAAAATGGATCTTTCCCTGCTGGCTCCTGTATTGTCCCGGCTGAAGGTCATGGCAGGTCTCGACATTACGGAAAGAAGAAGACCCCAGGACGGGCGCATTTCCCTGAAACTGAAAAACCGCTCCATAGACATTCGCTTTTCATCTGCCCCTGCCATAGCAGGAGAAAAAGTTGTCATGAGACTTCTCGGGCAGCTGGCTGTCCGGGAGATTCCAAGCATTGAAGATCTGGACTTTTCCAATAGAACCTTTCGCCATATTGAGGCGGTTACCAGTTCTCCTAACGGGGTCTTTCTTGTTACAGGTCCTACGGGTTCCGGTAAAACCACCACCCTTTTTTCTGTTCTTAAACGCTTGAACACCGATGAAATAAACATCATGACGGTGGAAGATCCCGTAGAATACCGGCTTGAAGGTGTTAATCAGGTGCAGGCCAATTCGGCCATAGGGCTGGATTTTGCCGCTGTGCTCCGTTCCTTTCTGCGTCAGGACCCCGATGTCATGCTGGTGGGTGAGATCAGGGATCTGGAAACCGCAAGGATTGCCTGTCAGGCGGCCCTCACCGGGCATATGGTGCTTTCCACCCTGCACAGTAATACTGCCCTTCAGGCCACTACCCGGCTGATGGATATCGGTGTGCCCTCCTACATAGTATCTCCTTCCCTTCTGGGTGTTATGTCCCAGCGCCTTGTCCGGAGGATCTGTGAGGGCTGCAAAGAATCCTACACCCTGTCCGATGCGGAAGCGGACCGGTATTTCATCCGTGAGGAGGGAGAGAAGGTTGTTTTCTATAAGGGAAAGGGTTGTGTGAGGTGTAATTTCACAGGTTATCTTGGCAGGCTGGCCCTGCATGAAGTTTTTCTCATTACCAATGACATCAGGGATCTTGTATCCAGAAATGCCTCCCTTGTGGAAATAGAGGCCACAGCTAAAAATGAGGGCTTCAGGGGTATTTACCATGACGGGCTGAAAAAGGTGTTGCGGGGGATGACCACCATCGATGAAGTGAACCGGGTCATTGACAAGGCCGTTGTTCTGGACTGA
- a CDS encoding TIGR02757 family protein codes for MLFTRDILEAIYDRYTHRAFVHPDPLETIYAFENPQDIEVAALMAAALAYGRVEQILKSLEVFFTLAGPHPAAWLMEMDRCSLEKAFRNFRHRFAGGSHMVGFLCGVQAVLQGHGSLRAVFALKDRGGDIEEGLQGFVDEILKHAPLNPRHLLPRPEKGSACKRLHLFLRWMVRKDAVDTGLWEDVGSKRLLVPLDVHMHRMALLAKMTDRTSGDIRTTREITRAFARFTPEDPVRYDFALTRAGILEKKDPAAFLAEFIP; via the coding sequence GTGCTTTTTACCCGTGACATACTGGAAGCCATTTATGATCGCTATACCCACAGAGCCTTTGTGCATCCAGATCCTTTGGAAACTATCTACGCCTTTGAAAATCCCCAGGACATTGAAGTGGCGGCTCTCATGGCTGCAGCCCTGGCCTATGGCCGGGTGGAGCAGATTCTGAAATCCCTGGAGGTTTTTTTTACCCTTGCAGGACCCCATCCTGCGGCATGGCTGATGGAGATGGACAGGTGCAGTCTGGAAAAAGCATTTCGGAATTTCAGGCATCGTTTTGCCGGTGGCTCTCATATGGTGGGTTTTCTCTGTGGGGTTCAGGCTGTGCTGCAAGGTCATGGAAGTCTGAGGGCCGTTTTTGCCCTGAAAGACAGGGGGGGGGATATTGAAGAAGGTCTGCAGGGCTTTGTGGATGAAATTTTAAAACATGCGCCTCTGAATCCGAGGCATCTTTTGCCTCGGCCTGAAAAGGGAAGTGCCTGTAAACGGCTTCATCTTTTTTTACGCTGGATGGTAAGAAAGGATGCTGTGGATACGGGATTGTGGGAGGATGTGGGGAGCAAGAGACTGCTTGTGCCTCTGGATGTACATATGCACAGAATGGCCCTGCTTGCAAAAATGACGGACCGGACATCAGGGGATATAAGAACCACAAGGGAAATTACCCGGGCTTTTGCCCGTTTTACGCCTGAAGATCCGGTCCGCTACGACTTTGCCCTGACCCGTGCGGGTATCCTTGAAAAAAAGGATCCCGCAGCGTTTCTGGCGGAGTTTATACCATGA